Genomic DNA from Shewanella woodyi ATCC 51908:
ACATTAGTTGAATTTACTCCTACTTAAGCTGGGCTTATCGAGCTCCAGCTGCATAAACAAGGTGTTGTTTCTGCCCTCTGACTGATGAAAAGTAAAACCATTTTTCTCCATCACCATAATGGAGGCGGTATTATCGATATCGACCCCGCCCACAAAGGATTTTACCTCTCCTGAGGCTTTCGCCCACTCAACTAAACCTGCGATCAATTCACTTGCATAGCCCTTTCCCCAGTAGTTTTCGGCTAACAGATACCCAAGGTGAAGCTCACTTTTAATAGAAGCGTTATCAGCTCCTTGAGCAATTGCTTCTAGCTCTTGTGCCAACTCATGCAGAAATACAAAGCCGATAACTTGATCATCTGAGCTCTCCTGTACCACTAAAAAGCAGCTCTCACTGGCTCTGTCATTCATCCAGAGAAGGGCATCTTCAATGTGATTAATGTCTTGCCAGCCTTCTGGTAAAGTCGCTGTAACTCCAGGGGTTAAAGTTTCTAATACAGTTTGGGCTAATTTGACTTCAGAAACACCACAATTAACGTGTTCCCACCAGCTAGAGACGGTTAATCTAGGGGTCCTAAAATGGCATAAATCTTCGAATTCATTCATATTCGACCTCTTTATTCTATAGATCACATCTTGTTAAATAAGGTCACTCGATAAAACGACTCAGTACGGCATCGGTTGGTAAGATACAGGTATCGCGGCGACCAAAAAGTGTATAACGATTTCGTGCTAACAAACGGTAAAAATAATCTCTTATCCCCCTTGGCAGAAACTTAGCGATTGTAAATACAGGCCATAAACCAGATAGAGATTGAGCGATCTCTAAAGCAGCATCAGTGCGCATATAGCAGCGATTATCTTTGATAAGTAAAAAAGTTTCCCCCATCTCTCCATCCACGTTATAGGAAGCGATTAACTCCTTGGCGGTGTCACTCTGCATCGGTGTAAAAACAAAGCGACATTCGGGATCTCTGTTAATAATAAAATTCACGGCACCATGGCAAAGGTTACATACGCCATCAAAGATAATGATCTCTTTTTGCTCCATCTCTCTTCTCACCGTACCTCCAAAATAACTCAATACCAAACGAATCCTAGATGCGAGTATATGTTTTTGCAGTAGAGCACGACTCATCTTGATGCGTGTTCAGGTACTCATCTCCTCCTTAAGTATAAAATGTGACACCTTAAATATAGCGTTAAAACATAAAGATAGCTCAAAAAATACCGATAAATATTTTTTACAAATAATCACTTTGATTACAGATTGAGGTTAAGCACAATTTTGTACAAAAATCTTGCAGGCTTTTACGCTATGATAATTTGATGAAAACGACAGAGTCCAGAGTCCATACACAAAAAGAAGTTGCCGAGTTCACCCATGTCAAAGAGTTAGGGGGAATTGAGCTGCTTAGCGCCAGCTACCATAAGCAAAACTTCTCCCGCCACAGTCATGAGGGCTATACCGTGGGAGTGATAGAATCTGGAGCGCAACGTTTTTACCGTACTGGTGGCAATCATATTGCTCCCCAGAACAGCATCATCTTAGTCAATGCCGATGAGGTACACAATGGCTGCTCCGCTGCAGAAAATGGTTGGTCCTACCGCGCTATGTATCCTCTACCTGAACAGTTTTCTCAGTTAAATCAGGAGTTGGGGTTAGCCAGTAAAGGGGCCCCCTACTTTCCTGAACCTGTGGTTTATGACAAACCTATGGCCGAGATGCTGCGTATGATGTTCCACACTCTGGACACCTCTGACAACCGGCTACTGCGTGAAACCTTGCTCTACTCCGCGATGATGAAACTGATATCTCGACATAGCCGAACCAAAGCTGAGCCTTCGAAACCAGCTGCAGCTCAAACTCAGCTGTTACTGGTAAAAGAGTTTCTTGATGACTATCCAAGTATCGATATTTCACTTGAAGAGTTAGCCACACTGGCAGGACTAAGCCCCTTTTACCTCATTAAACAGTTTCAAAAAAAGTATGGTCTTCCCCCGCACGCTTATCAGATCCAATCACGGATCCGGCTTGCAAAACAGAAGATCAAAGAGGGATATAAACTAATGGATGTAGCACTGGAGTGTGGCTTTCATGATCAAAGCCACCTAAGCCGCCACTTTAAGCGCACCATGGGAGTTACTCCGGGGAAATATGCTAAGTAATCGAGTATAACCACAAGTTTGTACAAGCTTGAAAGCTTAAGATAGGTTAACTTCATTTTCTACCTTCAATTATTTTCGGATCTCTGACTCCATGGATTCACCGTCAAAAGAAACCATAACCACCACAGCGCTTGATGCAGCGATTAAAGGCACTCTCGTTATTCTCCCTCTCACTATCGCAGTGATCCCTTGGGGAATTCTTGCTGGCTCATTTGCCCTTGATGCAGGCTTAACACCAATGGAGAGTCAGGCGATGTCAGCCGTTATTTTTGCTGGTGCCGCCCAACTCGTTGCTTTAGGCATGATAAAAGCTGGAGTTGGTTTAACAGCTATATTGATCACCACTCTACTTATTACATCACGACACTTTCTCTATGGTATGGCCATGAGGGAACAGATAAGCCCTATGCCGTTAAAATGGCGCTTAACCTTAGGTTTCCTTTTGACCGATGAGCTTTTTGCGATCGCCAATCAAGGTAAGCAACATAAGTTAGACCCTTGGTTTGCTTTTGGTGGCGGCTTTAGTTTCTATCTCGGTTGGAATATCGCCACAGCCATCGGGATCATTGCAGGCCAAACCCTGCCAAATTTAGACTCTTGGGGACTAGATTTTGCCATCGCAGCTACTTTTATCGCCATCGTTGTTCCCGCAATCAAAAAGCCATCCATTCTTATCTGTGTGCTTGTCTCTTTAGTAATGAGCCTTATCTGTGAATTGATGAATATTCAGGCAGGTTTATTGATTGCCGCCCTATCAGGCATGGCCTGTGGCACCTTGTACGCGAAAGTAACGGGAGAGAAAGCATGATCTGGTTAACTATCATCACCATGGCCATACTCGTTTTTGGCAGCCGCTACCTTTTTCTTGAACCTAAGTTACCTGTCAGGTTAAGTAAAAACACCCTAACATTTTTAAGTTACTCAGCCCCCGCAGTACTCACCGCCATATTTGCACCAATTGTCTTTATACGGGAAGGAGAGCTAGCCTTAAGCTTAGATAATAGCTATTTGATTGCAGCTGTACTGGCTGCATTGCTGGCATATACCACTCGAAATATCCTTTTAACCACAGTAGTAAGCATGGGTCTATTTTTTATCATTCACTAATTATGGAGTTTATATGACATCGAAAAACAACCTTGAACAGATGCCAATGAAGGTGACCTGTCATGTGAAATATATCATCGACCCAGATATGCTCAGTGAATTTGAACACTATGCCAAGCTCTGGATCCCTCTGGTTGAAAAATTTGGCGGACAACACCACGGATACTTTCTACCCAGTGAGGGCGCCAATGATGTTGCTATTGCCCTCTTCTCCTTCCCAAGCCTAGCGGATTACGAGGTCTATCGACATGAATCAGCTCAGGATGTTGATTGCCTTTCCGCATTTTATTACGCTAAAAAACATAAGTTTATTCTTAGATATGAACGTAGCTTTATGCGTCCAGTTCTTGAATAAGTGCTATTTCCCGCTACTTTTTCTTACTTTCATCTCCGTACTTCACTTCCATTAATGCAATGTAGTCATGCATCTCCTCTCCTGGCGACACGGCAAAGTGTCGTTCTAACTTTGTCAGATGAATAATTCTATCGACTCTGAAATTACGAAAGTCAGCTCTTAATTCACACCAGGCCAACAAGGTCCAGATCCCTTTCCAAAAATAGATGGCAAGAGGCCTTATCTCTCTTTGAGTGGCCTCCTCGTTAGCATCTCGGTAATCCATTAAAAGGTACTCACGTAAACGTGAAGACTTTCTCAGCATATCCAGAAACTTAAACTCGTCATTATCGATATAGAAATCAGGCGCAAACATGAGTGACTGATACTCTTGCAACCTTGATGGCAGTACGGCTTCAACCTTTATCATCGCTTGCTTGGCAGCACTTGACAACTCCTCCCCTCCCCAAGCCTGAACCATACGCATGCCCACTTGAATCGCTTCAAGTTCAGCTTCATTGAACATCAAGGGCGGAACATTAACCTCCTGGCGTAGTAGGTAGCCCACTCCTGCTTCTCCCTCAATAGGAATCCCACTTAGGCTGAGGTCTTGAATATCACGATAAACAGTACGAGTAGATACCTCCAGTCGCTCTGCAAGCTGCTGCGCAGTGGTTAATCGTCTGCTTCTGAGGATCTGTACTATCTGGAATAACCGATCGGCACGGCGCATAACACTCCTTGGGATAAATACTCTAGTTCACTTGTTTGTATAACAGGGAATGTAAAATAGAAACAGTAAGATTCCCTTAATAAGAACTAAGAGCTGCACGCTCAAACAACAAGTTTGCGGTTAACACCAATATAGATATCTACCCCATCCGTTGCCGTATAACACTCATAGTCAGTGAGGTATCGACGCGAATATGAGCAGTTTTCATCATTAAAGTATTGCCATACCTCACCCCATAGTTTGATCACGACTTCAGGCATCTCTCCCTTTGCCCTGAACCTCAGGTATTCACCCGCTTCTAGATTGAGCTTGGTTAACTCTGAGTTTATAGGTTCAACTTGCTCTTTCATCAGTCCAAGGAGAACATTAAACTCACCGTTTACATCAGACTCATAATCAAAATAACAGCCATAAATAGGTGAGCTGGTATTACTCTGTACATCGCTACGCTGCATAAACCCCTGCCAAAGTGGCGCAATTTTTTGGGTATTAACATCTTGCTCAGCACGGTTTGAGGTTCTAACAAACATCCCCTTGACCCCTATGGCCTCTTGGGTAACTAAAACCGGCATACAAGGCTCCTCCTTAAACTGACTCATTATCACTCCTTTATCTAATACATTGAATTAATTTAACTAATAAAGCCAGTTCAATACTGGCTTCAGGTCCTAACACACTCTCTACTTACTCTCCATTGACCAGAGGCCAACGGTATTGCCTTCACAGTCTTCAAACAGGGCGATAAAACCGCACTCCCCCTCTTTAATTGGCATCACAGGGAGCAGTATATTCACGCCAGCTTGAGCAATCTTTTCCACTAAAGGTGTGAGTTTGTCACTTAAATGTAGATAAAGCACACTACCATGCGCCGAGGGCTTCATCATCTCATGCTTAACTAAACCTATGCTGGCCGCTTCTTTATCCTCAGTTTCCAGAATAGCCATATCCATATCATTCATGGTTTCTCGCCTGAAACTGACACCGAAGTGCTTACCATAAAACTCAACAGCCCTGTCCATATTCTCAACGGCAATCTCACCCCAGACTAATGGTGCTTGATGTAACATACTGAACTCCTTCTTATTACTAAGCTAACATTCGACATGAATATTTTCTCTTAGCGATGAAACAAGCATAAAACAGGGCTACTGACACCATAGTGTCAGTAGAGTATCAATCGAGGGATATTTAAATTCTCTGCATCAATAAACTTCATACCCTCATAAGAAGTCTTCATAATAAGGGCACAAAAAAAGCACCCTAAAGGTGCTCTTGAGTCGTGAGGTTTAACTGCTTAAACTAATATGTCACTTTTTGAATATGCGTGATCACTGCATCACCATCTAATGGTTTGTAGATATTAACCATAGCTGGGTATACAGAACTGCCTAAACCTGGGATCTGTGCATTACAGAAATAAGCATAATTCAATCCAGCAACAACTTGTGTTGCCACGGCAACAGGTGAGTAATCCACACCGACAAAATGCTCCATCGCTTCAGAGAAAGCTTCCTTTGCTTGAGTATCGATTTCTGAAGTGAATGGGCCATAGGCACCAAGATTTTGATTTGACATGATATATTCCTTTATAAGTGGTATTCCTATTCATAGTAATCAAGTCGCCACACATTCAGGGTAAGATGGCTCGTTGACAGTCCTAATCAAGTTAGGGCTTTAACTATAGTAACCAATATCGCTATTTGCCAAAAATCTTATGTAAATTTCAAATCGACATAAAAATCAAATAATATCAACAAATTAAATTCTTATATATTTTGAAACATCACCTCTAACCTAAAAGTGAGAATTATCTGATCCAACCTTTCGCTCTCAAGCTCTTTACGCCAGTTGTACTCAGGAGTGATCTCGAAAAACAACCATTCACGCAGAAAATTCTGACGATATGTCACTGCCACTCTCGCATTCTCAACATAATGATATGGAGTGTCGACGCCATAGATACTGGCAATATAGTTGATGGCTTGTTGACTGCTAATGTAGTGGTAAAGGTTTAAGCTGCTGCCAAACTCCCAGCCATTTCCCCGATTTTCGTACTGAGCCACGGCGCTCCAGCGCAGGAGAAACTCCTCATTAAATGAGTGTTCAATATCAAATTCGGTAGACTCACCCGTCACTTTTTTCTCTTGGTAAACTTTCTGAGTCAGACGGGTAACGGTATTATGTGAAATGGGATAGGTATAACGCCAACGAGCCTCTAATTTAGGCTTCAAATTCGCCTTAATATTAAAGCTCACTCTGTCTTTCCCATACCAATCATAGCGCAAACCAATATCTCGCTCCCCCTCGTCATCAGGTCCTTTGAGAAACGCAAAAGGATCATCTTCACCTTGAGTATCAATGATCACCTTTAGTTTTTGGTTTACACCAGGTAGATTAAATCGAGCATTCAGCTCTGTTCGGTACTTAGCCCCCTCCTTTTGGTAGTAGGAAAAATCATTTGTCCAACGAACCAAAGTCCCAGCACGAGCATCCTCTTGGCTACGCTCATCAACAAAGAAACTATCGAACCAGATAGCAGGCTGGCAAAATTTAGTATTGAGGTAATCAAATGCCCCATCAATCACCCCATCTTGCTCAGATTGAGTAAAACAGGGATTAGAGATTTCTGCATCACTGCTGCGTTCTTGAGACTTTTCTATCTCATCATCGGCAAAACTGAGTGTTGATATGAAAATAGAGCAACATAGTATAAAGCGTAAAAAGATCAACAAGGCTCCAAAAAACTATAAATATCAATCAGATTTTAATGAATAAACCTAAATTATGTAATAAAGTAAATCAAACTAATTTATAAGGAATCCCATTGATAAAAGTGATTAGGTGTTGCTTATTAATCATCTTCTCTTTTCATGCTAACGCTGAAAATGATGCCAGTATGCTTTTTAACACCATTAACGAGCGACTCTCCTATATGGAAGATGTCGCACTCTTTAAAGCTGTCAATCACCTCCCCATTGAGGACTCACCACGAGAAAAAAGGGTGATAGCTAGCGCTCAAATCTCCGCCGCTACACAAGGGCTAGACTCTGCTCTTATTAAGGACTTTTTTAAAGCACAAATCGACGTTGCTAAGGCAATACAGTACCGTTACCGTGCAGACTTACTCTCGCAACCACGTCTAGACACTCCCAAAGACCTTAGGCTAGAGATCCGCCCTCATCTTATCCGCCTTGGAGATAGCTTGATTGTGCAGCTCAGCAACTACATCAAGAAACATGGTCAGATACAAGCCAATGAATTTGAAACGTTTAACAGCAGTATTGAACATAGATACATCAGCGATGCCGACAAGTTGCGGCTATTTAACGCTTTAATGCAAGTGGACTATTTAAATAAGCCGGATTCAAATAAGCTAGACTAGTAACCAAGCAGGGGATAGAGCTTCCCCTCCCGAATCACCTTATCTGCATTCGCTAACGTTCCATCTCTTGCCCAACTTTTCAGCACAGGAGTGAAAATAGCTTTCACTCTTGTCTCATCCATGCCAGGTATCACCTCCTTGTGATAGAGCATTTTCAATAAAATACCATCTAATCCGGAGAGAAGATCTTGCGGGGTTTTATCATTAAAAATAGAGGGGTATACTTTATCTGAATCATTAGGTAGGCCCATTATCTGTGTCAACTCCTCAACCACACAAGCCAATAACTTGCCATGCATCTGCGCCTGATCAACAGGTATCACAATCCATGCTTTAACTATCTCATCCTTAGTATTAGTGGCAACATTTGCCATACACACAGCACCATGAAGATTCTTTGCCGCCCCAGGCCCTAACAGAGATTTAACCTCCTGGAGCCACCGGCTCTGCCTAGTAAAAACCAGATGAACATTAGCCTGATCCAGCTTATTAACAAGCTGGAGTTCATGTCCAGTAATTGCAGACAGATGCTCCATATGCATACGGGCGAGCGCTTCATGTTTCTTCTCATCACCCACACGATGATCCAACCAAATCCCGATCGGCTGAGTCCATTTACGTACTAAGTGTTTTCCTGTGTCATACTCATTTCTCAGCGCAACCTCAACAAACGCCTGTTGTAGGTATTCAGGGGTTTTCCAATCAGACGCTAAAGAGGAAACTGAGACAAATAAGCACAAAAGTACTAATAAATGATTAAGTTTGTTCTTCAAATTAGGCTCCATAATCCACAATATAGACAGAGTAACAAAAGCATTGAACAATTGCTTTTAAGTAAACACACCACAACAAACAGACCAATGCTTAAAGTTTCTTCGCTTCGACACTTTAATTCATAAAACCTAAATAAGTTTGTCGGAAATCACATTTATGCTCAATTATCTCCCCTATACTGCACGCCCTTCTCGGGGTTCTGTTAGTTTTTCCATTCATATTTTGGTTCTAAACTCCCTATCTTATATTGCTTATGTCATTTCGCCCGATATTTTCGTACATCTTGCTTAATGCAGTAATTTAAGATTATATGCAGAACCCTTATAAGGTTAGATAAGAACCGATTAAGGAGATGTCCATAATGGACACTGTAATTAGCAAAACTGAAACCGCCTCGACACAAATCGAAGTCAAATCAAGCTGGAGTAAAAGTGATACCCTATGGGTATTAGGGCTTTATGGAACAGCAGTAGGTGCTGGCACTCTTTTTCTTCCCATTAACGCAGCACAAGGTGGTTTAATACCACTGATAATGATGGCCCTTCTTGCACTCCCTATGACCTTCTTCGCCCATCAGGGGATGACACGATTTGTGTTATCAGGGTCTAAGCCAGGAGCTGGGATCACAGAGGTGGTTGAGGAGCATTTTGGTGTTGGCATGGGTAAGGTTATCACCTTGCTTTACTTCTTTGCAATCTACCCCATTCTATTAGTCTACAGTGTCGCACTAACCAACACTGTTGAGAGTTTTCTGCTGCACCAGCTAAATATCACCCCACCTAACCGTGCGACTTTAGCTTTAGTCTTGATCATAGCCTTGATTGCAGTGGTGCGCTTAGGAGAGCAGTTAATCATCAAGGCGATGAGTGTATTGGTATTCCCCTTTGTCGCTGTACTTCTGATGCTCTCTTTCTATTTAATTCCTTACTGGAACACGGCAATCTTTAATAACATCGTGCCTGCAGAGGGAGGGATCAGCACTATCGTCATGGCTCTGTGGCTAATTCTGCCTGTGATGGTCTTTTCATTTAATCACTCGCCGGTTATCTCCTCCTTCGCCGTCGATCGCAAAAAAGCACATGGTGATAATGCTGAAAAGCAGTGTTCACGAATTCTAGCTATGAGCCATATTCTCATGGTCGCCACTGTGATGTTTTTTGTCTTTAGCTGTGTACTAAGCCTCTCTCCTGCAAATTTGGCAGAAGCAAAGGCACAAAATGTGTCGATATTAACCTATTTGGCAAATCACTTTAATACACCAATTATCGCCTATGCCGCGCCTATAGTAGCAATAATAGCTATCACGAAGTCGTTCTTCGGTCACTATATTGGTGCCAGTGAAGGTTTTAATGGCTTAATAATTAAATCTGCACGTAGCAGGAAGAAGGAGATCAGTTCAGTCACCTTAAATCGTTTTACGACTGCCTTTATGCTGCTAACAACCTGGGCTGTAGCCACAATTAATCCCAATATCTTAGGCATGATCGAAAGCTTAGGCGGTCCGATTATCGCACTACTACTTTTTATAATGCCTATGTATGCCATCAAAAAAGTACCAGCAATGAAGCAGTATTCAGGTCAATTAAGTAATTTTTTCGTCGTTATTATCGGGCTAATTTCGATATCGGCAATCTTCTACTCTCTTGTTCAGTAAATAAAAAGGAGACAAAAACTTAGCAGTTTATGTCTCCTTAACAAGCATTTACAATCTCGCTCCTCTATATGACCATAGACGCAATATAGAGGAGTACAACAGGAGGAGAAGAAGTAGGCTCATCACGCCTCCAGAGTCATTTTTAATCTCTATTTTCTCCCCCTCTTTAACCGTGATTTTGACTTTCGCCGTTGCCATTGCACCTGAAGAGTCGATAATAAAATAGGTAATCTCAAATTCACCTAGAAACTCGCTATCTGGAGTGATCAGCAGTTTATTCCCGCTCATCTCCACCTTGCCAATATCAGAAGATACCTTGTGCAGTGATAGTCGATCGCCGTCAGGATCACTATCGTTACTCAGTACATCTATACTCTCTTGTGAATTTACCAACATGGTCAACTCATCATCCACTGCCAGTGGTAATGAATTTCCTGTTACCACATCGAGCAAGACATTGGCTTTAGCAACTCCACCCATCTCATCTGAAATGACATAGCTGATAGTGTCATTTCCCAAAAAGCTGTCAGAAATCGGTCGATACCAGATAACTCCATCAATAATTTCTGTCATGCCAAGTTCAGCAACAGCTTCAATAACGACAAGATTATCGCCGTCGCTATCACTGTCATTGTCTAATACATCCAGTGGTGACTCTACTGCTCTCACCAACTCAATGAAATCATCCACGGCAACAGGGTCATGATTATCAATCGAATTAAAACTTTCAAGATCTGTTAATCCGCCGGGATCCATCAAAATACCATTTTCCAAACCATCGGAATCATTCAGCCCTCCCTCTTTAATGGTTAACCTCAGACACCAATCTCCTACCGTAAGCCCAGAAACCCAGCTAGGATCATTGGGCTCAGGACATAAACCTTGATTTGAATGGGCGCTTGCCAGTTGATCCCCCTCACTGGTATCAAAATCAACCCACTCATTGCTCTGTTGAGAGAATTTTAAATATACTGCCTCTTCCGGAATAGGTTTTCGCTGTGGAAATACCACTTGATAATCACTTCCTTTGGGCTTACCGAAAATGACAAAATCAAATACACCGCCCTCTAAAATTTGGCTATTATCCAGCAGTGATGTCAACTCATCATCTAGAATTTGAATTCCTCCAGAGCGGCTTTGTAAAGCAATATCACCTCGCATAATGCAGGTCTCAGCTTCGGATTCAACCAAAAAGAGACGACCATCACTCTCTTGCTCATTGATGACTGAACAATTTTCAGGAGTCGCAAGTACAACTGGTTGCGACTGGATTAACATATTAACTCTTGCTGTGACCTCAAGCCCTTGAGCAGAAGTTAACATTAAGCTTATCTGCACATTCCCAGATGAGATCTCTTGAGGATCAAACACAAATTGGGATACTTGGGTAGAATGGTTCACTATCTCTTGACTCGAAAACCATTGATAGGAAGCGTCTGCAACATCACCCGAATCGACAAGGGTATAAATAGTGACTAGCCCATCAGTATCTTTGACGGTATATGTTTCGATACCAGCTTGAAGTGGTTTCAATCTAATATCG
This window encodes:
- a CDS encoding DUF2927 domain-containing protein; protein product: MCLFVSVSSLASDWKTPEYLQQAFVEVALRNEYDTGKHLVRKWTQPIGIWLDHRVGDEKKHEALARMHMEHLSAITGHELQLVNKLDQANVHLVFTRQSRWLQEVKSLLGPGAAKNLHGAVCMANVATNTKDEIVKAWIVIPVDQAQMHGKLLACVVEELTQIMGLPNDSDKVYPSIFNDKTPQDLLSGLDGILLKMLYHKEVIPGMDETRVKAIFTPVLKSWARDGTLANADKVIREGKLYPLLGY
- a CDS encoding serine/threonine transporter; the protein is MDTVISKTETASTQIEVKSSWSKSDTLWVLGLYGTAVGAGTLFLPINAAQGGLIPLIMMALLALPMTFFAHQGMTRFVLSGSKPGAGITEVVEEHFGVGMGKVITLLYFFAIYPILLVYSVALTNTVESFLLHQLNITPPNRATLALVLIIALIAVVRLGEQLIIKAMSVLVFPFVAVLLMLSFYLIPYWNTAIFNNIVPAEGGISTIVMALWLILPVMVFSFNHSPVISSFAVDRKKAHGDNAEKQCSRILAMSHILMVATVMFFVFSCVLSLSPANLAEAKAQNVSILTYLANHFNTPIIAYAAPIVAIIAITKSFFGHYIGASEGFNGLIIKSARSRKKEISSVTLNRFTTAFMLLTTWAVATINPNILGMIESLGGPIIALLLFIMPMYAIKKVPAMKQYSGQLSNFFVVIIGLISISAIFYSLVQ
- a CDS encoding NIPSNAP family protein, which encodes MTSKNNLEQMPMKVTCHVKYIIDPDMLSEFEHYAKLWIPLVEKFGGQHHGYFLPSEGANDVAIALFSFPSLADYEVYRHESAQDVDCLSAFYYAKKHKFILRYERSFMRPVLE
- a CDS encoding GyrI-like domain-containing protein produces the protein MSQFKEEPCMPVLVTQEAIGVKGMFVRTSNRAEQDVNTQKIAPLWQGFMQRSDVQSNTSSPIYGCYFDYESDVNGEFNVLLGLMKEQVEPINSELTKLNLEAGEYLRFRAKGEMPEVVIKLWGEVWQYFNDENCSYSRRYLTDYECYTATDGVDIYIGVNRKLVV
- a CDS encoding GNAT family N-acetyltransferase, which codes for MNEFEDLCHFRTPRLTVSSWWEHVNCGVSEVKLAQTVLETLTPGVTATLPEGWQDINHIEDALLWMNDRASESCFLVVQESSDDQVIGFVFLHELAQELEAIAQGADNASIKSELHLGYLLAENYWGKGYASELIAGLVEWAKASGEVKSFVGGVDIDNTASIMVMEKNGFTFHQSEGRNNTLFMQLELDKPSLSRSKFN
- a CDS encoding AzlD domain-containing protein: MIWLTIITMAILVFGSRYLFLEPKLPVRLSKNTLTFLSYSAPAVLTAIFAPIVFIREGELALSLDNSYLIAAVLAALLAYTTRNILLTTVVSMGLFFIIH
- a CDS encoding AzlC family ABC transporter permease yields the protein MDSPSKETITTTALDAAIKGTLVILPLTIAVIPWGILAGSFALDAGLTPMESQAMSAVIFAGAAQLVALGMIKAGVGLTAILITTLLITSRHFLYGMAMREQISPMPLKWRLTLGFLLTDELFAIANQGKQHKLDPWFAFGGGFSFYLGWNIATAIGIIAGQTLPNLDSWGLDFAIAATFIAIVVPAIKKPSILICVLVSLVMSLICELMNIQAGLLIAALSGMACGTLYAKVTGEKA
- a CDS encoding AraC family transcriptional regulator → MKTTESRVHTQKEVAEFTHVKELGGIELLSASYHKQNFSRHSHEGYTVGVIESGAQRFYRTGGNHIAPQNSIILVNADEVHNGCSAAENGWSYRAMYPLPEQFSQLNQELGLASKGAPYFPEPVVYDKPMAEMLRMMFHTLDTSDNRLLRETLLYSAMMKLISRHSRTKAEPSKPAAAQTQLLLVKEFLDDYPSIDISLEELATLAGLSPFYLIKQFQKKYGLPPHAYQIQSRIRLAKQKIKEGYKLMDVALECGFHDQSHLSRHFKRTMGVTPGKYAK
- a CDS encoding thiol-disulfide oxidoreductase DCC family protein gives rise to the protein MRREMEQKEIIIFDGVCNLCHGAVNFIINRDPECRFVFTPMQSDTAKELIASYNVDGEMGETFLLIKDNRCYMRTDAALEIAQSLSGLWPVFTIAKFLPRGIRDYFYRLLARNRYTLFGRRDTCILPTDAVLSRFIE
- a CDS encoding helix-turn-helix transcriptional regulator, with amino-acid sequence MRRADRLFQIVQILRSRRLTTAQQLAERLEVSTRTVYRDIQDLSLSGIPIEGEAGVGYLLRQEVNVPPLMFNEAELEAIQVGMRMVQAWGGEELSSAAKQAMIKVEAVLPSRLQEYQSLMFAPDFYIDNDEFKFLDMLRKSSRLREYLLMDYRDANEEATQREIRPLAIYFWKGIWTLLAWCELRADFRNFRVDRIIHLTKLERHFAVSPGEEMHDYIALMEVKYGDESKKK
- a CDS encoding VOC family protein yields the protein MLHQAPLVWGEIAVENMDRAVEFYGKHFGVSFRRETMNDMDMAILETEDKEAASIGLVKHEMMKPSAHGSVLYLHLSDKLTPLVEKIAQAGVNILLPVMPIKEGECGFIALFEDCEGNTVGLWSMESK
- a CDS encoding chorismate mutase; the encoded protein is MIRCCLLIIFSFHANAENDASMLFNTINERLSYMEDVALFKAVNHLPIEDSPREKRVIASAQISAATQGLDSALIKDFFKAQIDVAKAIQYRYRADLLSQPRLDTPKDLRLEIRPHLIRLGDSLIVQLSNYIKKHGQIQANEFETFNSSIEHRYISDADKLRLFNALMQVDYLNKPDSNKLD